From one bacterium genomic stretch:
- a CDS encoding secretin N-terminal domain-containing protein codes for MKIKKRLSIILLLIMFFSIEGQSAEKIPLEEDELEKTKEIKFYSLEKEYRKIKTQKFTLKNAVALELKPIIESMLSIYGSVYVNEKDNIVYVTDTPEMIESLEPIIREFDIKGIKAGGNFVSSVILLNHTDASHIIDLVKHKLSKDGKILKVGDLNGLIITDIPSKIEEVKDLIRNLDVPIKHILIEITILELNWEFYKKVGLDIMGWLDRMYPEIRYQKTQYKYEDNTPNHDSKEFSFTISPRFNISDIIELMIRDGEGRVLASPKIITKNNNLAYLDASEIIPYSPSDNSYSPGREMTVKAGVYLSVLPIVQQDNFINLRISPRISDFTGWSPKGMPIIFQRSMNTEVNVKDGETFVLGGLRKTEKVEDIKGIPILKKIPLLKYLFSKTVKVDLTREVVMFITPYIIKEGIYFPEKDKELLKKMEENIKR; via the coding sequence ATGAAAATAAAAAAACGACTCTCTATAATATTATTGCTCATAATGTTTTTCTCAATCGAAGGGCAATCTGCAGAAAAAATTCCCTTAGAAGAGGATGAATTAGAAAAAACAAAGGAGATAAAATTCTATAGTCTTGAAAAGGAATATCGTAAGATTAAAACTCAAAAATTTACCCTAAAAAATGCAGTAGCACTTGAGTTAAAACCAATCATTGAAAGTATGTTGTCAATATACGGCTCAGTTTATGTAAATGAGAAGGATAATATCGTATATGTTACTGATACCCCGGAAATGATAGAGAGTTTGGAACCTATTATTAGAGAATTTGATATTAAAGGGATAAAAGCTGGTGGTAATTTTGTCTCAAGTGTGATTCTACTTAACCATACAGATGCCTCTCATATAATCGATTTGGTAAAACATAAATTATCTAAAGATGGTAAGATACTTAAAGTAGGAGACTTGAATGGGTTAATAATCACAGATATCCCCAGCAAAATTGAAGAAGTTAAGGACTTAATTAGAAATTTAGATGTTCCTATTAAACATATCTTAATTGAAATTACTATATTAGAATTAAATTGGGAATTTTATAAGAAGGTGGGTTTAGATATAATGGGCTGGTTGGATAGAATGTACCCAGAAATCAGGTATCAGAAAACCCAATATAAATATGAAGATAATACACCTAATCACGATAGTAAAGAATTTTCCTTTACTATTTCTCCCAGATTTAATATCTCAGATATTATCGAGTTAATGATTAGAGATGGTGAAGGAAGAGTTTTGGCATCACCAAAGATAATAACAAAAAATAATAATTTAGCTTATCTTGATGCCAGTGAAATAATACCTTATTCGCCTTCGGATAATAGTTATTCTCCTGGTAGAGAGATGACAGTCAAGGCTGGGGTATATCTATCTGTCTTACCCATTGTTCAGCAGGATAATTTCATTAATTTAAGAATTTCTCCAAGAATTAGTGATTTTACAGGCTGGAGTCCAAAAGGAATGCCAATAATCTTCCAAAGATCTATGAACACAGAAGTAAATGTTAAAGATGGTGAGACCTTTGTATTAGGAGGATTAAGAAAGACTGAAAAGGTAGAAGACATTAAAGGGATTCCTATTCTTAAAAAGATACCATTATTAAAATATCTGTTTTCTAAAACTGTAAAAGTTGACCTTACAAGAGAGGTTGTTATGTTTATTACACCTTATATCATTAAGGAAGGAATTTACTTTCCAGAAAAAGATAAAGAACTATTAAAAAAAATGGAAGAGAATATAAAAAGATGA
- a CDS encoding S8 family peptidase — protein sequence MSKLYILLGIKVIIMLYILLVSFNNYLFAEMLQDNTEEIFHKIVIELKEVQINKLQDLYIQLGLEDVTNDSQSVFRRCYVSSLLPFKYLREQLLNSRIVKEVEPDSLYRLNKIPDDPLFNMQWGLHNLGQTKGKEDADVDAPEAWDFHTGSREIVIAVIDTGIDYNHIDLKDNIWINEGEIPKNGIDDDENGYVDDVYGWDFFNWDNDPMDDSYPIYHGTHVSGIIGAIGDNSQGIAGMNWKIKIMPLKSFCKYGYAYLSNILPAIQYAIKMGANVINASWGSIFPSEALKEMIDYAGKNGVIFVAAAGNFRMDLDNPPKIRGRSIGFYPAGYDLPNIISVAASDHNDKLAWFSNYGKTSVDLTAPGVNIISTKFGNEYRYLSGTSMAAPHTTGVVGLMLSQNLTINQRDIIETILDRVDPLPEFKEKVKSGGRLNAANCMGYFPRLSVPDYIMKFIYYYLVETN from the coding sequence ATGAGTAAATTATATATATTGTTAGGTATTAAAGTAATAATAATGCTTTATATTTTATTGGTGAGTTTTAATAATTATCTCTTTGCAGAAATGTTACAAGATAATACTGAGGAAATTTTCCACAAAATAGTTATAGAATTGAAAGAAGTACAGATCAACAAATTACAAGACCTATATATACAATTAGGGTTAGAGGATGTGACAAATGACTCACAAAGTGTATTTAGAAGATGTTATGTAAGTTCTTTGCTCCCATTTAAATATCTTAGAGAGCAACTTTTGAATAGTAGAATTGTAAAAGAAGTTGAACCTGATTCCCTATATAGGCTAAATAAGATACCTGATGACCCACTCTTTAATATGCAATGGGGATTGCATAACTTAGGTCAGACCAAAGGTAAAGAGGATGCAGATGTAGATGCTCCTGAAGCTTGGGATTTTCATACAGGAAGTAGAGAGATAGTAATAGCTGTAATAGACACTGGTATTGACTACAATCATATAGATTTAAAAGATAATATTTGGATTAATGAAGGTGAAATACCTAAAAATGGTATTGATGATGATGAGAATGGGTATGTAGATGATGTATATGGGTGGGATTTTTTCAATTGGGATAATGACCCAATGGATGATAGTTACCCAATATATCACGGGACACATGTTTCAGGAATAATTGGTGCAATAGGAGATAATAGTCAAGGTATTGCAGGGATGAATTGGAAGATAAAAATCATGCCTCTTAAATCTTTCTGTAAATATGGATATGCATATTTATCGAATATACTTCCAGCTATTCAATATGCTATTAAAATGGGAGCCAATGTAATTAATGCAAGTTGGGGCTCTATATTTCCATCAGAGGCTTTAAAAGAAATGATAGATTATGCAGGTAAAAATGGTGTAATTTTTGTCGCAGCAGCAGGGAACTTTAGAATGGATTTGGATAATCCTCCTAAAATAAGAGGTAGATCTATTGGTTTTTATCCAGCAGGATATGATTTACCAAATATAATTTCAGTCGCTGCAAGTGACCACAATGATAAACTTGCTTGGTTTTCAAATTATGGAAAAACATCTGTAGATTTGACTGCTCCTGGGGTTAATATCATAAGTACAAAATTTGGAAATGAATATAGATACCTTAGCGGAACATCTATGGCTGCTCCGCATACAACAGGAGTCGTGGGCTTAATGCTATCTCAAAACCTAACTATCAACCAAAGGGATATAATTGAAACTATATTAGATAGAGTTGATCCTTTACCTGAATTTAAGGAAAAAGTTAAATCTGGCGGGAGACTCAATGCGGCAAATTGTATGGGTTACTTCCCAAGACTGAGCGTACCAGATTATATTATGAAATTCATCTACTATTATTTGGTAGAAACAAATTAA
- a CDS encoding lytic transglycosylase domain-containing protein, with amino-acid sequence MNVESSSFYIQHSRSDPNGTNLPEGIITNIPPDSTDEEELLRGMIEQESSGTHWQNRRITISPQGALGFMQMMPFNSLAYNGNGNIPASTNLYAPDGNLLAGAQYMNNPCLRTAFSFCQVGDDDNIDLLAKALAGYNGGELGPNQTLRRYAWMYIVRDDLMSEESIRYAIQIKQRLGIPLKSWTYPTAPYTYSESQWLADH; translated from the coding sequence TTGAATGTAGAAAGCAGTTCCTTTTACATTCAACATTCACGGTCTGACCCCAATGGCACTAATCTACCAGAAGGAATTATTACAAATATTCCACCTGATAGTACAGATGAAGAGGAACTTTTGCGAGGTATGATAGAGCAGGAATCAAGTGGCACTCACTGGCAGAATAGAAGAATTACTATATCTCCACAAGGAGCATTAGGCTTTATGCAGATGATGCCATTTAATAGTTTAGCATATAATGGCAATGGTAATATACCTGCATCTACTAATTTATATGCTCCTGACGGAAACCTATTAGCAGGCGCTCAATATATGAATAATCCGTGCTTGAGGACTGCTTTTAGTTTCTGCCAAGTTGGTGATGATGATAATATCGATTTATTAGCTAAGGCACTAGCTGGATATAATGGAGGAGAGTTAGGTCCTAATCAGACACTAAGAAGATATGCTTGGATGTATATCGTAAGAGATGACTTAATGTCAGAAGAATCAATAAGGTATGCAATTCAGATAAAGCAGAGGTTAGGGATACCTCTTAAATCATGGACATACCCCACAGCTCCTTATACTTATAGTGAATCTCAATGGTTAGCTGATCATTAA